The Cryptococcus deuterogattii R265 chromosome 3, complete sequence genome has a segment encoding these proteins:
- a CDS encoding dynamin GTPase: MDQQLISLVNKLQDVFASIGVSNNIDLPQITVIGSQSSGKSSVLENIVGRDFLPRGTGIVTRRPLVLQLINRPAASKANGTETKEKPEEALEKVQLNENNPDEWGEFLHLPGQKFHDFSQIREEIVRDTEKMTGKNAGISPNPINLRIFSPNVLTLTLVDLPGLTKVPVGDQPRDIEKQIRDMLMRFISKPNAIILAVTAANTDLANSDGLKLAREVDPEGSRTIGVLTKVDLMDQGTDVVDILAGRVIPLRLGYVPVVNRGQKDIDQSKSIASALENEKKFFENHPSYAGKAQYCGTPWLARKLNIILMHHIRNTLPDIKARISQQLAKYQTELAALGGPMGETNPGSVVLSTITEFCSEFRSAIDGNTNDLSLNELSGGARISFVFHELYNNGVKSIDPFDQVKDGDIRTILYNSSGSTPSLFVGATAFEVIVKQQIRRLEEPSLRCCALVYDELIRILGHLLGKTQTFKRYPELKDRFNLVVINFFKNCMQPTNKLVSDMVAMQACYVNTTHPDFIGGHKAMALVNERMNANKPPEKPADPKKLPPNALNNGKDLDADFKRDETSFFGSFFSKDKAPRKRPAAMEAPPPVIKPIASLNERELMETDVIKLLITSYFSVVKREMIDMIPKAITFNLVNYAKENLQRELLEHLYKPDVLDELLKESPDIVARRRECIKMVGALNSAEAIVAAV; encoded by the exons ATGGATCAGCAActcatctctctcgtcAACAAG CTCCAAGATGTGTTTGCCTCGATAGGTGTTTCTAACAATATT GACTTGCCGCAAATCACGGTCATTGGCTCCCAAAGCAGTGGTAAATCGTCGGTTCTCGAA AATATCGTTGGTCGAGACTTCTTGCCACGAGGGACTGGCATTGTGACCCGTCGACCTCTA GTTCTGCAGCTCATCAACCGACCAGCGGCGAGCAAAGCCAATGGTACGGAGACCAAAGAGAAACCTGAAGAAGCATTGGAGAAGGTGCAACTGAATGAGAACAACCCTGACGAGTGGGGAGAGTTTCTCCATCTGCCTGGGCAGAAGTTCCATGACTTTTCTCAGATTCGAGAAGAAATCGTGAGAGACACTGAAAAAATGACCGGTAAAAATGCAG GTATTTCGCCCAACCCTATCAATCTTCGAATTTTCTCCCCCAATGTCCTAACCCTCACTCTTGTCGACCTTCCGGGCTTGACTAAGGTCCCTGTTGGTGACCAGCCTCGAGATATTGAGAAACAGATTCGTGACATGCTCATGCGCTTCATTTCCAAACCCAATGCCATCATTCTGGCCGTCACTGCCGCCAACACCGATCTGGCTAACTCAGATGGATTAAAGCTGGCTCGCGAAGTTGATCCAGAGGGTAGCAGAACTATCGGTGTCCTCACCAAAGTCGACCTGATGGATCAAGGCACAGATGTGGTGGATATCTTGGCCGGACGAGTCATTCCTTTGAGGCTTGGTTATGTCCCTGTGGTAAATCGTGGTCAGAAGGATATCGACCAGTCAAAATCTATCGCGTCCGCATtggagaatgaaaagaagTTTTTCGAAAACCATCCGAGCTACGCAGGCAAGGCCCAGTATTGTGGTACACCATGGTTGGCAAGGAAGCTAAATATC ATCTTGATGCACCACATTCGAAATACACTTCCTGATATCAAAGCTCGCATCAGCCAGCAACTTGCGAAATACCAAACCGAACTTGCTGCTCTTGGCGGACCAATGGGTGAAACCAATCCTGGAAGTGTAGTTCTTTCGACCATCACTGAGTTTTGTTCCGAATTCCGCTCAGCCATTGACGGCAACACCAATGATCTTTCCCTTAACGAGTTATCAGGTGGTGCCCGAATCAGCTTTGTATTTCACGAGTTGTACAACAATGGTGTCAAAAGCATTGACCCATTTGATCAAGTGAAGGATGGTGATATTCGGACAATTCTTTACAATTCTTCAGGGTCGACTCCCTCGTTATTTGTCGGTGCCACTGCCTTCGAGGTGATAGTCAAGCAACAAATTCGAAGGTTAGAGGAACCATCGTTGAGGTGCTGCGCTCTTGTGTATGATGAGTTGATTCGGATACTTGGTCACCTTTTGGGGAAGACT CAAACATTCAAACGATACCCCGAGCTCAAAGATCGGTTCAACCTCGTTgtcatcaacttcttcaagaacTGCATGCAACCAACCAATAAGCTTGTCAGCGACATGGTTGCCATGCAGGCATGCTACGTCAACACCACCCATCCGGACTTCATTGGTGGTCACAAGGCCATGGCTCTCGTTAACGAGCGCATGAACGCGAACAAGCCCCCAGAGAAACCGGCGGACCCCAAGAAACTTCCCCCTAATGCCCTTAATAATGGCAAGGATCTTGATGCAGACTTTAAGCGAGACGAAACTAGTTTCTTTggaagcttcttctctaaAGACAAAGCTCCAAGGAAGCGTCCCGCAGCTATGGAAGCGCCGCCTCCCGTTATCAAGCCTATTGCATCACTCAACGAACGGGAGCTGATGGAGACGGATGTGATTA AACTTTTAATCACCTCTTATTTCTCCGTTGTAAAGCGGGAAATGATTGACATGATTCCCAAAGCCATTACTTTCAATCTTGTCAATTATGCGAAGGAGAACCTTCAACGTGAACTTCTCGAACACCTGTACAAGCCCGATGTCTTGGATGAGCTTCTCAAGGAGTCTCCGGATATCGTCGCTCGTAGGAGAGAGTGCATCAAGATGGTTGGCGCACTTAACTCTGCCGAGGCAATTGTTGCAGCCGTCTAG